A single region of the Glycine max cultivar Williams 82 chromosome 20, Glycine_max_v4.0, whole genome shotgun sequence genome encodes:
- the LOC100776379 gene encoding glutamine--tRNA ligase produces the protein MPAKDDGSDKEKCLDLFLKIGLDERTAKNTVANNKVTANLTSVIDEAGATDGCSRTVGNFLYTVATKYPANALPHRPTLLQYIVSLKVKTTAQLDAALSFLATTGSENLDLDRFEEACGVGVEVSEEDIKQAVSEVVEENKATILELRYRTNVGELLGHVRKRLPWGDAKVAKQLVDAKLYELLGDRTAADDEKPSRKKKEKPAKVEDKAAPVSTPEKSPEEDVNPFLIFPNPEENFKVHTEVPFSDGSILRCCNTRDLLDKHLKATGGKVLTRFPPEPNGYLHIGHAKAMFIDFGLAKDRDGGCYLRYDDYNPEAEQTEYIDHIEEIVQWMGWKPFKITYTSDYFQELYELAVELIKKGHAYVDHQTPDEIKEYREKKLNSPWRDRPISESLKLFEDMKNGSIEEGKATLRMKQDMQSDNYNMYDLIAYRIKFTPHPHAGDKWCIYPSYDYAHCIVDSLENITHSLCTLEFETRRASYYWLLHALGIYQPYVWEYSRLNVSNTVMSKRKLNRLVTEKWVDGWDDPRLMTLAGLRRRGMTPTAINAFVRGIGITRSDGTLISVERLEYHVREELNKTAPRAMVVLHPLKVVITNLEANSAIEVDAKKWPDAQADDASAFYKIPFSNVVYIEHSDFRMQDSKDYYGLAPGKSVILRYAFPIKCTEVILADDNETILEIRAEYDPSKKTKPKGVLHWVAQPSPGVDPLKVEVRLFERLFLSENPAELDNWLGDLNPNSKVIIPDAYGVSSIQNAKVGDNFQFERLGYFVVDRDSTSEKLVFNRTVTLKGSYSKGGK, from the exons ATGCCGGCGAAGGACGACGGCTCCGACAAGGAGAAGTGCCTCGATCTCTTTCTCAAGATCGGCTTAGACGAGCGCACGGCTAAAAACACGGTCGCCAACAACAAAGTCACTGCCAATCTCACTTCCGTCATCGACGAG GCCGGTGCTACTGATGGATGCAGCCGAACGGTCGGAAATTTTCTTTACACG GTTGCGACGAAGTACCCTGCAAATGCCTTGCCGCATCGCCCAACATTACTACAGTACATTGTCTCGTTAAAG GTGAAAACAACTGCCCAGTTAGATGCAGCATTATCATTTCTTGCTACCACAGGCTCCGAGAATCTTGATTTGGACCGGTTTGAAGAAGCTTGTGGTGTTG GTGTTGAGGTTTCAGAAGAAGATATCAAACAAGCTGTTAGTGAAGTTGTTGAGGAGAACAAGGCTACAATTTTGGAGCTACGTTATCGAACAAATG TGGGTGAGTTGCTGGGGCATGTGCGCAAGAGGCTGCCATGGGGTGATGCAAAAGTTGCCAAG CAACTTGTTGATGCAAAACTATATGAACTACTTGGTGATCGGACAGCAGCAGATGATGAAAAGCCTTctagaaagaagaaggagaaacctGCTAAAGTAGAG GATAAGGCAGCTCCTGTTTCTACCCCTGAAAAGTCACCTGAAGAAGACGTTAATCCATTTTTAATATTCCCTAATCCAGAGGAAAATTTCAAG GTGCATACTGAAGTGCCTTTTAGTGATGGTAGTATTTTGAGATGTTGCAATACAAGAGATCTGCTTGACAAACACTTAAAAGCAACAGGTGGAAAAGTCTTGACCCGGTTTCCACCCGAACCTAATGGATATTTGCATATTGGCCATGCAAAA GCAATGTTTATTGATTTTGGGTTGGCGAAAGACAGGGATGGAGGTTGCTATCT CCGGTATGATGATTACAATCCTGAAGCGGAACAGACGGAGTATATTGATCATATTGAAGAAATTGTCCAGTGGATGGGTTGGAAACCATTTAAG ATTACTTACACAAGTGATTACTTCCAAGAATTGTACGAATTAGCAGTGGAGCTCATAAAAAAGGGTCATGCTTATGTTGATCATCAG ACACCTGATGAGATAAAGGAGTATAGGGAGAAGAAACTGAACAGTCCTTGGAGAGACAGACCAATTTCAGAGTCATTGAAACTCTTTGAGGATATGAAAAATGGCAGTATCGAAGAAGGAAAAGCCACTCTTAGAATGAAGCAGGACATGCAGAGTGATAACTACAATATGTATGACCTTATTGCATATAGAATTAAG TTTACCCCACACCCTCATGCTGGAGACAAATGGTGTATCTATCCAAGTTATGATTATGCACACTGCATTGTGGATTCTCTAGAGAATATCACACATTCA CTGTGTACACTTGAATTTGAGACACGTCGTGCATCATACTATTGGTTGTTGCATGCGTTAGGCATTTACCAACCTTATGTGTGGGAGTATTCAAGGTTGAATGTCTCTAACACAGTTATGTCAAAGCGTAAG CTAAATCGTCTAGTTACAGAGAAGTGGGTTGATGGGTGGGATGATCCTCGTTTGATGACACTAGCTGGTTTGCGGCGTAGAGGCATGACCCCAACTGCAATCAATGCTTTTGTCCGAGGAATTGGAATAACTAGAAG TGATGGCACTTTGATTTCTGTGGAACGCCTTGAATATCATGTTAGGGAAGAATTGAACAAAACAGCACCTCGTGCAATGGTTGTCCTACATCCACTCAAG GTTGTCATTACTAATCTTGAAGCCAACTCAGCAATTGAGGTTGATGCAAAGAAATGGCCTGATGCTCAAGCTGATGATGCTTCTGCTTTCTACAAG ATTCCATTTTCCAATGTTGTATATATTGAACATTCGGACTTCCGGATGCAAGATTCAAAAGATTATTATGGCCTTGCTCCTGGGAAATCTGTGATACTCAG ATATGCATTTCCTATAAAGTGCACTGAAGTTATTCTAGCTGATGATAATGAGACTATTCTTGAAATTCGAGCCGAGTATGATCCTTCAAAGAAGACCAAGCCTAAG ggGGTTCTCCATTGGGTTGCTCAACCTTCTCCTGGAGTTGATCCATTGAAGGTGGAAGTCAGATTGTTTGAGAGGCTATTCCTATCAGAG AATCCCGCTGAACTTGACAACTGGCTTGGCGATTTGAACCCAAATTCCAAAGTGATAATTCCCGATGCATATGGTGTGTCTTCCATACAGAATGCAAAAGTTGGGGACAATTTCCAATTTGAAAGATTAG GCTATTTTGTGGTTGACCGGGACTCGACATCAGAAAAACTTGTTTTTAATAGGACTGTCACCTTAAAGGGCAGCTATAGCAAAGGTGGAAAGTAG
- the LOC121174358 gene encoding uncharacterized protein: MAVEVCSEISSTGISPRISFSHDLKNTEDASVRVEDPHRGSDLCLLDSSSDFVFCITNGLAQQLSSADELFSNGKIIPTEIKRVSNEPSQSQLATTEKIQKKRLKEFLSASSDEAENEEEKPSSKYFWQFKRSSSLNFDTTRGNGLIRSLQFLSRSNSTGSAPNPKQTELPRETHKQRLQKQSSVSSRRSSSSSSSSSTYYFYSSSQKPSLKKNGGSSGNGVRISPVLNLPQAYIPKATARFFGFGSLFCNGKSKRNKK; the protein is encoded by the coding sequence ATGGCAGTAGAAGTGTGCTCCGAGATATCCAGCACGGGAATCAGCCCTCGAATCTCATTCTCACACGATCTGAAGAACACAGAGGATGCATCGGTTCGTGTTGAAGATCCTCACCGTGGATCAGACTTGTGCCTCTTGGACTCAAGCTCTGACTTCGTGTTCTGCATCACCAATGGCTTAGCTCAACAACTCTCTTCAGCCGATGAACTCTTCTCCAATGGAAAAATTATCCCGACGGAGATCAAGAGAGTTTCCAACGAACCTTCTCAATCTCAACTTGCAACCACGGAAAAGATTCAAAAGAAGAGGCTCAAGGAGTTCTTGTCTGCATCCTCTGATGAAGCAGAGAACGAAGAAGAGAAGCCATCTTCCAAGTATTTCTGGCAATTCAAGCGCAGTAGCAGTTTGAATTTCGATACTACTCGTGGGAATGGCTTGATTCGCTCACTGCAGTTCCTATCACGAAGCAACTCAACTGGTTCGGCGCCGAATCCGAAACAAACAGAGCTTCCGAGGGAAACTCACAAACAGAGGCTGCAGAAACAGTCCTCTGTTTCAAGTAGAAGGTCATCATCTTCCTCTTCGAGTTCAagtacatattatttttatagttcGTCTCAAAAgccttctttaaagaaaaacgGTGGATCTTCTGGTAATGGTGTTAGGATTAGTCCTGTATTGAATCTACCGCAAGCATATATTCCCAAGGCCACTGCCAGATTTTTTGGATTTGGTTCTCTGTTCTGTAATGGAaagagtaaaagaaataagaaatag
- the LOC100781721 gene encoding protein LIFEGUARD 4, with the protein MGRGDIEAGLPHAEGGDALYPYMIESPQLRWGFIRKVYVIISLQLLFTAAFSSLFIFFTPARNFARYNQYRIWVFIGAAILSFILLFVLSKYYKKHPVNLLLLGLYTLCMSVTVGFACSFVDATIVLEAAFLTGVVTASLTFYTFWAVKRGSDFSFLGPFLFASLMVMLLFALIQVFYPLGPIGRMVIACIGAIVMCGFIVYDTDDLIKRYTYDDYIWAAIAIYGDIINLFIYLLTILNDLF; encoded by the exons ATGGGTAGAGGTGACATTGAGGCGGGGCTTCCCCATGCAGAAGGTGGCGACGCCCTCTATCCATATATGATAGAGTCACCTCAGCTCCGTTGGGGATTCATACGCAAAGTTTATGTCATTATTTCTCTTCAGCTGCTTTTCACAGCTGCATTTTCTTccctcttcatcttcttcacaCCCGCAAGGAATTTTGCTCGCTACAATCAATATCGCATCTGGGTATTCATTGGAGCTGCCATTTTGTCTTTCATAC TTTTGTTTGTGTTGAGCAAATATTACAAGAAACACCCGGTGAATCTCCTTCTTCTTGGTCTCTATACCCTTTGCATGTCTGTTACAGTTGGATTTGCTTGTTCTTTTGTGGATG CAACGATCGTCCTAGAGGCTGCATTTCTGACTGGTGTGGTGACTGCTAGCTTGACGTTCTACACATTTTGGGCCGTTAAAAGAGGCAGCGATTTCAGTTTCCTAGGCCCATTCCTCTTTGCTTCCCTTATGGTCATGTTATTGTTCGCACTCATTCAA GTGTTTTACCCTCTAGGACCAATCGGGCGTATGGTGATTGCTTGCATTGGTGCAATAGTAATGTGTGGTTTCATCGTATATGACACTGATGACCTAATCAAAAGATACACCTATGATGATTACATTTGGGCTGCTATTGCCATCTATGGCGATATCATCAACCTCTTCATCTATCTGCTTACAATTTTGAATGaccttttttaa